In one window of Gopherus evgoodei ecotype Sinaloan lineage chromosome 9, rGopEvg1_v1.p, whole genome shotgun sequence DNA:
- the LOC115657952 gene encoding protein FAM162B-like, protein MLGRLLKSKPLFSSILRTTDFWRCPCTKDAQLLTRRTFCNKAEATKKVIPGRSTFRTDRRPTAFDKKILLWAGRFKKEEDIPALLSSEVIKAARGRLRIKICYITMALTLLGCLVMIISGKQAARRDDTLVRMNTQKKAMWRAEAERELEAAAMKAQ, encoded by the exons ATGCTGGGGAGGCTATTGAAAAGTAAGCCTCTTTTCTCAAGTATTTTGAGAACAACCGATTTCTGGaggtgtccatgtaccaaggacGCTCAGTTATTGAcaagaagaacattttgtaacaAAGCAGAGGCCACAAAGAAGGTTATTCCAG gCCGTAGCACATTCAGAACTGACAGAAGACCTACAGCATTTGATAAAAAGATTTTATTATGGGCAGGACGGTTTAAAAAAGAGGAGGATATTCCAGCTCTGTTATC ATCTGAGGTCATCAAAGCTGCTAGGGGCAGACTGAGGATCAAAATTTGCTACATCACAATGGCACTGACTCTGCTAGGCTGCTTGGTCATGATCATCTCAGGCAAGCAA GCTGCTAGAAGAGATGACACGCTGGTGAGGATGAATACCCAGAAGAAGGCCATGTGGagggctgaagcagagagagaactgGAGGCAGCTGCAATGAAAGCTCAGTGA